CAGAGTTGAGCATATGGTACAGTATTCTGTCAAAAGGATAAGGCTACTGAATGTGCTATCTGCAGAAGAGCTCATTTAATAGGAACTGACCTTAAAGTTCTATCATGAAGCTAATGTTGCATAACCTCTCTGAAGAAAAAGCCAATCAGGGCAGAACTGTGCTTGGAAAATAGGCATTAGAATACTTTAAGGAAAACACATATAAATGGATCGTTAATATGAGGAAGGTTTCCTAGTTGTAAATCTAAAAAAATCTAGAAgaattctcatttttcaaaactgCATATTGAAAACATGAAAACTACTTGTTCAAGTAATTTCCTCAGAAAAATACACATGTTCTGACTGTGGAATTAGTCTACTGGTCAGTTAAAGGCAGTTTTAATTACCTTTTAAGAAATTCTTCATACAAAGGAGAGATATTGTATGTGTTTCTCAAATAAATGGCATTATGtaagtccattaaaaaaaaaccaaaggaacagtattgtatgaagacctacaaatgCTTATGCCAAGCAGGAATCTGCCTGTCACCGGTGGTCTCACATTAATTCAAAATCAATGCTGAATTCAGGATTCTGAAACTAAGTTTCTATTACTTGAGCTCTAGCAAAATGTAAGGTTCTATGTAGCCTCAACTAGTATAATGTCTTCCCTGTCCAAATCCAGAATGATTATACTGGTAACCTCCATGCTGGAAGTGCTGTTCAAATTGCCCCCCTTGATGATAATTCTggctccctcttcctccccaacCTCCTCCTTGGCCAGCGCGTCCGCCTCGGCCTCCACGACCCCCTCTCCCTCCACGACCCCCGCCTCGATCACTGTGATGCCCACCATCTTGGTATCTATTGTCCTGCTGATATCCACCACCCTGGTACCCACTTCCTGTGTATGTAGTTGTCTGGAAGCCACCATAACCACCGCCCTGATAGCCACCACTGTGGCCACCGTGATAGCCGCTGGGCTGGAAACCCGAATCTCGATAACTGCCTTCTTGGTagccgccccctcccccgctcccTCCATCTGTCCAGCCTCCTTGGtgcttatttcctcttcctcccccgcGGCCACCGTGGTCAtagctgctgccgccgccgccgcggccacCGTGGTCatagccgccgccgccgccgcgtccACCTCTCCCTCCTGCTTGCTGTTCATGGCCTCCTCGTCCTCCGTATGAGGAATGTTCATAGCCCCCTCTCCCGCCTCCTCGTCCTCCTGCTGGCTGCTGGGGGCCATCCTGCCTCTTCTGCCATGGTGGCATCTCTGGGGGTGGAGGTTCGATTTCATTGGGCCTACCTCCTCTGTCAGGAACTCTGCCCATCAACACCTATGGGATacgaaagatattttaaattttaaattactttattttaaaaacataaataaatgagtttGAAAGAAAAGGTAGTCTTGTCACCTTATTGATGGCACAGGCAGTCTTTTCTCTTATAGAGCCACTGCTCGTCCTTAAGATCTTTGACAAGTCTTGTCTTGCAGCCAAAAGGTGGGCAACAGAAATAGTACTTTTAGGAGACAAGACTGAGCGTTTTGGCTGGTAAACTTTCGCCAGTTTTTCTGTTTGACTCTGAAAGAAAGTGTTCAAAGACAAATGTTGGTTTTCAACGTGACACAGAAACATTGATACTAAAACAAGTTAAAGATTTTCGAAATGTTTGATGACAGTATTTACTAGGCTCCAAATGAGAGAAAAAGTTACATACTCACCACTGCTCCTATCTAGTGAAGAACTATCTTAGAGTATAGCTGTCTGACCTGCTGATACAATAAGGAATGATAAAGGGGACAGAAGAGGGTATGGagataaaggggcttccctttaAGACTGTGGAACAAAAAGGTTTCCCATGCCATTGGTCTCAAATGCCTTCACTTTATCTGTATCttatatttaaatagataaaatgaaggcatttctattataaataagaaaaagagagtcTACTTTATAACCATTTAGTAGAAGTACATTTAATGTATTTGTAACATAAGATCacaaaagatgaatgaaaaaagGATATAAAGAGCATTTACACAAGATAAAATAAAGTtccaataaatataaaacatgttttCCAGACAGGatcaataaatgcaaattaaccTAAATGCGgggaaacaacaacaaattcttacCTATTAAATTTTGGAAGCAACAGCCACCACTACAATACACAGGAAAATAGCACAAGAACAAAATGTAATTGCTCAGTCTGTTAGTGATGTGCAGGTACTCAAATATTGATGGTAAAAGTTTAAATTATCTTATGTGAAAAGGTGTAAAAAGAGATGTTTACTATGATTATATATGTAAAGAAGATAATGCTAAAAATGAAACAGCTATCGTGGTGAAGACAGTGGGatgaaaaaagactttaaaaaaaatttttttttctttaataattaaaaggCTAAAGAGATTAGCTTGTCTGGGAAATGTTTCCTGAATGTCTTATGTTTCATTTCCTTGTGGTCACTATTGTACCTACAGTAAGGGCTCAATCAATCTTTAGGTGAATAGAAACAAGTTTGAGAAAATAGTTTCATATAAGCttcaaataaaactgattttataaTGCAATTTCAAAGTgagatataaatacataaatttcatTACATGAAACAAAAGTTCAAAGAGTAAACAGAAGCTCAGACACACTGCATCAGAACCCCAGAAGTAGAGTCCACTACTGGCAGTG
This window of the Bubalus bubalis isolate 160015118507 breed Murrah chromosome 12, NDDB_SH_1, whole genome shotgun sequence genome carries:
- the FAM98A gene encoding protein FAM98A, coding for MFRRSSACASVRVAGEEGSLTTRKFEYHSSMECDLMETDILESLEDLGYKGPLLEDGALSQAVTAGASSPEFTKLCAWLVSELRVLCKLEENVQATNSPSEAEEFQLEVSGLLGEMNCPYLSLTSGDVTKRLLIQKNCLLLLTYLISELEAARMLCVNTLPKKAQEGGGSEVFQELKGICIALGMSKPPANITMFQFFSGIEKKLKETLAKVPPNHVGKPLLKKPMGPAHWEKIEAINQAVANEYEVRRKLLIKRLDVTVQSFGWSDRAKSQTEKLAKVYQPKRSVLSPKSTISVAHLLAARQDLSKILRTSSGSIREKTACAINKVLMGRVPDRGGRPNEIEPPPPEMPPWQKRQDGPQQPAGGRGGGRGGYEHSSYGGRGGHEQQAGGRGGRGGGGGYDHGGRGGGGSSYDHGGRGGGRGNKHQGGWTDGGSGGGGGYQEGSYRDSGFQPSGYHGGHSGGYQGGGYGGFQTTTYTGSGYQGGGYQQDNRYQDGGHHSDRGGGRGGRGGRGGRGGRAGQGGGWGGRGSQNYHQGGQFEQHFQHGGYQYNHSGFGQGRHYTS